The genomic region AGGTTTACGCGCAGAAAGTGGCGGGCACCGCGCCGGTGGCTGGGCCGCAGTGATCGGCGTCGGCATGTTCCTTGGCGTGACCGCGACGTTCTACACGCTGCTTTTCGGCCTCGGCGCTCTGACCGTGACGGTGATGGCCGCCCTGCTGGCGGTCACTCGACGCAGCACGCAGCCCCTGGTGCGTCTGACTGCCATGGGGACTATCGCCATCGCCATCGGCCTGACGACATGGTCGCCGTTTCTTCTGCGGGTGGTGCGAGCACCAGTATCCAACACTGGAAGTCCCTGGCACTACCTGCCCGCGGCCGGTGCGGTGCTGACCTTTCCGATGTTGCAATTCACGCTGCTGGGGGGGCGCTCTGCATGCTGGGCACGCTCTGGCTGGTAGTACGGGCCCGTTCGTCAGTTCCAGCCGATGCTCTAGCCATCGGAGTAGTGACCGTCTACTTGTGGTCACCGCTGTCGATGCTGGCCACGCTAGAGGGCACCACTCTGTTGTCGTTTCGGCTGCAGCCCACGCTGACCACATTGTTGGCCGCCGCCGGAGCGTTCGGGTTTATCGAGGCGACGCAGGCCCTCGCGCATGCGCGGCCTGCGTGGAGCCGCAACATCGTTGTCATGGCAGCCGTCGTCGGAGCCGTCGGGGCGATCGCATTCGTTTGCGACATCCCCAACACGTTGAGACCCGACCTGGTGGTTGCGTACGCCGACACCGACGGTGACGGCCACCGCGCCGACGGCCAGTCGGCCGGGGTCGAGCGGTACTACGCCGAGATCGATAAGCAGATCACCAGCACGACGGGCCGCCCCCCGCAACCAAACCGTCGTTATGACCGCCGACTACGGCTTCCTCGCCATCTACCCGTACTGGGGGTTCCAAGGGCTGACCCCGCACTACGCTAACCCGTTGGCGCAGTTCGATACTCGCGCAACAGAGATTGAAAGCTGGCCTGAGCTCACGACATCGGCGCAACTGGCCGCCCGCCTCGACGGGTTGCCATGGCCAGCGCCGACGGTGTTCCTCATGCACCGCGGCGCCGACAAGACCTACACGCTGCGCCTGGCCAAAGACGTCTACCCCAACCAACCCAACGTCAAGCGCTACACCATCGAACTGGACTCAGCTCTGTTCGACGGCCCGCAGTTCACCGTCATCGACATCGGCCCGTTCACTCTGGCCGTCAGAACGCTTCTGCCGCGACAAAACCTGGTGACTCCTCCCTCGCGATACGGGGGTGACAAATGAACCGGTTTCAGCAGTGTCGCGAACGCGTTCTCAATATTAGGACCAGGTCAAACAATGACCAGAATTAATTTTCGGCAACTAATGCCGGTGATGGCGATATTGGAGTATCTGCGGCTACCCATCGAGCAGCGGCCAGTAGAACCAGTCGGGCTGGTCCTGGCGGCCACCGCCGCGGGCCATCTGGCCCAGCACGGTGTGGGCCGGTTGTTGGGCATTCCATTCATCGGTGTCCTGGCTGACACCTTGGGCCACCCGCACCGCGGTGGAGACAGGGCGGTGCGGGCGCTAGTGCGGCCGATGTGCCGGGCGATGACGCGGGCCTGCGGCCTGTGCCAGACCGATCGGGAGACGGTGACCGCGACAGTGGCGCACGCGGTGTACTCAACGCCGCTGTCGACCGCGGCCGGGTTCCTGCCGAGCCTGAAGAGGTTTGACGCCTACAACGTACTGGAGTCGATTCATACACCGACGGTGGTGATCAGTGGCGGCACCGACATGTTCACCCCCGCCGCCCTGGCTCACGACTTAGTGGCGGGCATCGCCGGGGCCCGCCACCGCCATCTTCCGACCGCTGGCCATATGTTGCTGCACGAGGCGCCTCGAGTGGTTGCTGACGAGATCGCCCGCACCATCTCGACACACCAGTCCGGCAGCACGGTCGGCCGTGGAATCCGCACGGCGGCAGCCCGTTTGGTGGTGCAGTCATGACCATTCCGTTTGAGTTGCACCTGCATCACAAGGATCTGGCGCACTTTTCTGAAGACGGTCGGTATCGGTATTGGCTCAAGCGTCCGTTGTCCGAGGGTCTGCCGTGGATGGGGGTGGTGGGGTGCAACCCCAGTACCGCCGGTGGATTTAGGAACGACCAAACCACCCGGCAACTGTGCAGTTTCGCCAAATTGTGGGGCCGCGGCGGATACGAGTTGTGCAACGTTAGTGCCGGGGTTTCTACCGATCCCAAGCGGCTCGCCAGCATGGCCGATCCGGTCGGGCCGGAGAACGATTTCTGGTTGCAGCACCTGGCCGACACGTACGACTTCATCTTGCTGTGCTGGGGCAGTAATGCCGATCCGGCTCGGGCCCGCGTGGTGGCCCGACGGTTGTGGCAGGCCATGCAGGACAAGGGCGGCACCCTGGCCACCTTGGGGTGGACCTCCGGCACGAATCCGCAGCCACGTCACCCCTGCCGCCTGGCGCACGCCACACCGTTGCAGCTGCTCACCGCAAACGAGGACCGCGATTACAGCTGGATCGACCCGCGGTGGACTCAGCTGATCGCGGACACCTCGTTTCTGGATACCGACTTGGCGACAGATCGGAGGCCGCGCAATGTCGGCTGATACCAACGGGATTCGGTTCCTGACATCTCCCCATTCCCGCCCGGGTCGTCCCATCACCCGTTTGGAGTATCGCGGCTGGTTCGTTGACGTCGACGCGAGGGTCGGCGCTATCACCGTCCCGGCACAGGTACTGAGCACCCAGCATGCCGAGGATTTCGCTCGGTGCTTGGATGCAGCCCGCGCCTATGCCCTGCAGCATGCGCCCGTCGTGCGCCGGCACGCCCCGGCGCCGGCGCCGGCTACGGCTATGCCGCCAGCGGTGGCACCTTCGGCGCGCGCGCTGACGGCGATCTTGACGGAGGCGCGCAGCGTGGCCGCTGAACAGTGGCAGGTGGTCGGCCGCGACATCTATACGTGCACGCGAATGGCTTGGGAGAGCGTTTGCGTGGACGTTCCGTACACCGCGGTGTTGCGCGCACTGCGGCGGGCACTGGTCACTCACCCGGCAGCGAGCTTGACCGAGGTTAACGATCAGGCGCGAGGCCGGGCAGACATTGTCGCCTTCTACGATCGCGCGATCGCTGCGCTGCAGCGAAACGAACCCGCCGAGGGGGCGGCGTGAACACGAACTGCTTGGACATCATTCGTGCCGCTATCGAGGGCCTGTCCGACGAACAGGTTCATCTCATCATCGAAACCGTCGTCGGCGGCTTTGTCGGCGGCATGATCGACGATATCCACGCCCGCAAGGACGACATCGTTGCCGAAGTGGTCGCGAACATCGTTGGCCACATCGCCGCGGCAGCTCAGCAGGCGCAGCTGCGGGACGTGGCGGTGACTGCGGCGAAAATCGGTGCGCCATCGTCCAATATCGATGCTGCGCTGGCAGACCTGCAGGGCGCACACGTGAGCCAGAGCAGGGCGGCCTCCAGCACCGCGCAGGATGCCGTCCGCCATACCTGTGAGGCGTGCGGCAGGGAAGGAACGCGCCGGTACACGAAGACTGAGACCGGGTGGCGGTGCGCCCCATCGTCGGCCAAGAAGTGCGCCCGCCAAGCGGCGCACCGACCCGTGGCGATCGTCGATCCGAGGTTCACTCATCGCGGCAGCCGGGACCTGGCCGGCGCGGGTGGCATTCAGGCAGGTGTCACATCCACGGTTCCGGCAGCGGCCACCGTGGCGGTGCGGGCGCGCGGCGCTTTCGGGGCCCCTGGCGCCGAACAGCGCAGTAAGGAGACAACCGTTGCGGCCAAGCGGAGCCAGGATGCAGACGCTGTTGCCACCGCGCGTTGCCAAGACTGCCACCGCGGATGGACGTTGACCGGCACCGATCTGCGGCGCGCGGTGGAGGCGCACGAGCTAGAGAAGGGCCACATCGTCGATGTTTTTGACGATGTCGAAGGCGGCGCGGCATGAGCGCGCCAGTCAACGCGGCGACGCCGGGAGCCGGCGCAGCTGCCGCAGTCGCCGATCATCTGGGTCGATTCACCTATCGGTGGACGAACGAAATCGAGCTGCAGCAAGCGATTTGGGACGTGCTGCAGAGCCGTTTCGTGGCAGATCGGGAACGCGCGTTGTCTCGGCGCGATCGCCCCGACTTCATCGTTGACGTGGACGGCGTCTCCGTCGCCCTCGAAGTCAAGGTCGCTGGGGCCCGTAACGCCGTTCTGCGGCAGCTCGGCCGCTATGCCGAACACGACACTGTCGACGCGATTGTGTTGGCGTCCAGCCGTCGTGTGTTGGCCGCGGGAATCCCCGCGGCCATTCACGGCAAGCCTGTGCTGGCTATCTACCTGGGGGGCCTCTTGTGAGCACCGTGGGCACTATTCGTCGCCAGAAGCACTGGTGGATCATCAGCGCCGAACCTCACGTGATGATGCGGCTGAAGCGTGTGCTGCCCGGCGTTGAGATCGCCAAGACGGAGTCCTTGGCCGTCACTGCCACCGAAGAGATGGCCCAGGAGATCGAATGGGTGTTGCAGCGCTGGTCATTTGACATGACCGACGCCGACCGCGCTGAGTTGGCGGCCCATGCTCACGCCGCGAACGAACGCGAGCTCCTGGTGGCCCGGCTTCAGGCCGGCACTGGGTTCCTCACCCCTGGACCCGGTTGGCTCACCCCGGCGTTGCCGCCGCGCGACTACCAGCGCCTGGCCACCGATCTCGTGCGCACTACCGGCTCGACACTGATCGTCGACGAACTCGGTTTGGGCAAGACCTTCATGTCCCTGGCTTTGTTGGAGGATCCTGCCGCGCGGCCCGCGGTTGCGGTTACCCGCACCGCTCTTCCCGGGCAGTGGCTTCGCGAGCTGGGCAAGTTCTACCCGCAGTTGAGTGGGGTGGAGCTCAAAACCACTGACCCGAAGAAGGAGCTTCGGCGCATCTTCAAAGGTGGCGAGCAGGTTGCCTACGACCTGGTGGTCATGAACTACGCCAAGCTGGCCAGCCTGGGGCCGGCGCTGGCCGATCACGTGCGCACGGTGATCTTTGACGAGATTCAGGAACTGCGCCGCACCGGCTCGTTCAAGTACGACGGCGCTGAGCAGTTGGTTTCCAAAGGCGTTACGGTGTGCGGCCTTTCAGCCACGCCGGTCTACAACTACGGCGGCGAAATGTACTCCGTGATGAACATCGTGCGCCCCGGTTGCCTCGGTACGCGTGAGGAGTTCCTGCGTGAATGGTCGGGGTCGGATTCCCCTGGAGCCAGTGATGCCAAGGTGCGCATCAAGAACCCCGCGGCCCTGCGGTCGCATCTGACGCGTCAGGGGCTGTTCCTGCGCCGTACTCGCGCCGACGTCGGTATCAAGTTGCCGGCCATCGAGAGTATCGAGCAGTTTGTCCCGTCCGACAGCAATGTTCTCAATGAGCTGTCCGGCAACGCCATTGAGATGGCGCGGCTGATTTTGTCGACGGACGCGTCGAACAGTGCCCGCTGGCAGGCGTCGGGCGACCTGGACTGGAGGCTCCGGCAGGCCACCGGGGTGTCGAAGGCGCCGTTCGTCGCTGATTTCGTGCGGATGTTGCTGTCCAGTGAAGAGAAGGTGCTGCTGCTGGGCTGGCATCGCAGCGTCTACGACATCTGGATGGAACGGCTCAAGGAATTCAAGCCGGTCATGTACACGGGCACTGAGTCCTCGAACGCGAAAGATCAATCAGTGGAGGCCTTTACCAAGGGCGATGCTCGGGTTCTGATCATGTCCCTGCGGTCGGGCGCCGGTCTCGACGGCCTGCAGGATGTGTGCAACACCCTCGTCTTTGGTGAGCTCGACTGGTCACCCGGTGTGCACCGGCAGGCGATCGGCCGTCTGGGGCGGCCGGGCCAAACACGCGGCGTGCTGGCCTACTTCTGCGTGACGAACGACGGTTCGGATCCGGTCATTCTCGACACGCTGAACATCAAGTCGATGGAGTCCGACAAGTTGATCGAGCCGGACGCCCACAACGGCACAGCTCAGCCGGCGGCGCGGCCCAATCACATCAAACGCCTGGCCGAATCGATCGTGGCGGCCGCCGCGGATCAAGCCCCCGTCAGGAGGCCCGCGTGAGCACCCCGCCCAGCACCAGCAGCCCGCTCGTGTCCGCATGCCAGTGCATTGCGGTTCGGTGCTCGCGGTGCGATCAGCCCTACGTCGACGACGAGTCTGATGCGCTGGGCTGCTTTGAGACCGTAGCGGAGGCGCTGCAGGCTCTCACTGCGGCTGGGTGGGACGTCGACGACGAGCACCTCGTGTGCCCGGAATGCACAGGTGGCCCATCGACAGTCGTCACGCTGGCAATCTGCGAATACTGCAGTCCGCCACTGTTTTCCGACGGCGACGTACCCGATCGGTGCTGCTGCCAGCAGCGGCCCGTCGTGCACACCTTTGTGCCGGTGGTCAGCGCCCATCATCCAGCCGTCACGGTCCGCACCTGCTTCGCGATCAACTGCTCGGACTGCGATGAGCCGTTGGAAATCGAGGGTGCCCCCGTGCACTTCACGTCGGCGGACGATGCCCTTTCTGCGGCGCGAGGCGCCGATTGGATGGTCGTTGCGGCGCTGGAGGTACTGCTGTGCCCGGAATGCGTGCAGCAACGGGCGTGCGCCGCCCTCGGGCATACCTGGCCAGACGACCCGGATGCCGTGATCGACGGCACGGAGTTGCGGTACTGCCGGCGTGAATGCGGGGAACAGAGGCTGCGCGACATCAACGATCAGGAGGCGCCATGAGTGTGAGGACCCACATCGAGTGGACACGGGGCGACAACGGCGAGCCGGGGGCAACCTGGAATGTGGCTGACGGGTGCACTCGAGAGTCCGAAGGCTGCGACCTCTGCTACATCGAGCGTCAGCCTCCATTTCGCATGGCGCACCGGCGCTTTGATGGTGTTGGGGTTGGCTCCACCACTGGTGTGCGGTTGTACCCCGAGCGGTTGTCGCTTCCGCTGAGGTGGCGTACGCCCATGCGGATCTTCGTGTGCAGTCTGGCTGACCTGTTTCACAAGGACATTCCTGACGAGTACATCGCGCAGGTGTGGGCCGTTATGGCGCTGGCGCCGCGGCACACCTTCATCGTGTTGACCAAGCGGCACGCTCGCATGCGATCCCTGATCGGATCGCCGCGGTTCGCGGGACTGGTGTACCAGGCGCTCAATTCGATGCTGGCGTCGGGCAATCCGCGCCGCATTGCGGACGACACGATCATGGCCGCACTCGACGGGTTCGCCCGCGGCCATTTCATGATCCTGCCGAACGTGTGGGTGCTGGTGACCGCGGAGAACGCGAAGTGGCTACGGATCCGCGCCAATGCCGTGCGACAGACTCCGGCCGCCGTGCGAGGCCTGTCGATCGAGCCTCTGCTCGGCCCGATCGAGGATGCCGATCTGTCCGGGCTTGACTGGGTGATCGTCGGAGGTGAATCGGGCCCGGGCTCCCGGCCGATGCACCCTGATTGGGCTCGCTCACTGCGCGATCAGTGCCAGGCCGCCGGTGTGGCGTTTCTGTTCAAGCAGTGGGGCAACTGGGTTCCCGAGTCGCTGTTGGTGCACGGCAATAAGGCACCGGCAGCGTTCCTGGCGACCGATGGCCAGTTCCGGCCGCTCGTCGACGGAAAACCCGCGCAGGCGCCGTTCGCAGCTGCCGGCGACATCACCATCCGCAGGGTCAGCAAGAAGACCGCCGGCCGCGAGCTCGACGGCCGCACCTGGGATCAATACCCCCGACTCATGTCAGCGACCGCAGGGATCGGAGTAGCCCGATGACCAAGCCGAACGACCAGCGGCTCCTTCCAGCGGCCAGGAACGTTGCCGACACGGCCCCACCTAAGCGGGGCTCGGGGAGCGGCTTTCCCATCGCCACCATCTGCGGCACGATGCGCCTGCAGCGCGACATGCTCTCTGTCGCAGACGAGCTGACCCGTCAGGGCTACCTCGTGATGATGCCCCTGGCCGTCAAAGACGGTAGCTCGCTTCATAATCCGACACCGATCACCGCCGAGCAGCTCGATCGGATTCACCGCGCGAAGATCGATATGGCCGACCTGGTCGTGTTCGTCACCGCAGAGACGTGCTCGCTGTTCGATTCCACGTCGCGGGCCTTGTACTTCGGGGAATCCACCTCGGCCGAGTGGGGATACGCGAAGCGTCTCGGCAAGGCGACGGCCGGTGTCCGCGTCGAGCGTCGCGCGTCCCGGGACGCCGTCATCTGGATCGACGGTCACGATCTGGAGAGCCTCACGGTCGCTGACGAGCGGTCCTCGGTGGCGTCCACCATCGCGCGCACGCCGGCCACCGGACGCCGCTCAGCTCGGCGGCAGCCCGCACGAGTGGTCAGTGCACACACCTTTCGGATTGGCTAGGGGGAGTCCACGCATGAACGTCATCATCGATCAACGCACCGGCGCCGAGGTCAATCGGTTCTCGGACTACGTCGAGGCCGCGGTGTACCGGCGCGATGTCCTGCGACCACGACTGCATCCCGACCAGCCGTGCCCGTACGCCATCCGCGGCGTCCCGGCATGACCGGCCCACGCGCTGAGGGAAGCCGAGCAGTTCTCCGGGCACCGCACGATCAGAAACCCCCGGGAGACATCGGTCCTTTGAGGGCCGCTATCACCCTGTCCGCCACTAATTTTCAAGGAGCCCGCCCATGACCATCGGAGCGTTCTTCGGGAGCTACGATTCGCCGGCCGCGCGGATCCGCACAGCTGTCGCACATCGGCAATTGCTCATCCTGA from Mycolicibacterium sp. TY81 harbors:
- a CDS encoding alpha/beta fold hydrolase; this translates as MTRACGLCQTDRETVTATVAHAVYSTPLSTAAGFLPSLKRFDAYNVLESIHTPTVVISGGTDMFTPAALAHDLVAGIAGARHRHLPTAGHMLLHEAPRVVADEIARTISTHQSGSTVGRGIRTAAARLVVQS
- a CDS encoding DUF1643 domain-containing protein; this encodes MTIPFELHLHHKDLAHFSEDGRYRYWLKRPLSEGLPWMGVVGCNPSTAGGFRNDQTTRQLCSFAKLWGRGGYELCNVSAGVSTDPKRLASMADPVGPENDFWLQHLADTYDFILLCWGSNADPARARVVARRLWQAMQDKGGTLATLGWTSGTNPQPRHPCRLAHATPLQLLTANEDRDYSWIDPRWTQLIADTSFLDTDLATDRRPRNVG
- a CDS encoding DEAD/DEAH box helicase, which encodes MSTVGTIRRQKHWWIISAEPHVMMRLKRVLPGVEIAKTESLAVTATEEMAQEIEWVLQRWSFDMTDADRAELAAHAHAANERELLVARLQAGTGFLTPGPGWLTPALPPRDYQRLATDLVRTTGSTLIVDELGLGKTFMSLALLEDPAARPAVAVTRTALPGQWLRELGKFYPQLSGVELKTTDPKKELRRIFKGGEQVAYDLVVMNYAKLASLGPALADHVRTVIFDEIQELRRTGSFKYDGAEQLVSKGVTVCGLSATPVYNYGGEMYSVMNIVRPGCLGTREEFLREWSGSDSPGASDAKVRIKNPAALRSHLTRQGLFLRRTRADVGIKLPAIESIEQFVPSDSNVLNELSGNAIEMARLILSTDASNSARWQASGDLDWRLRQATGVSKAPFVADFVRMLLSSEEKVLLLGWHRSVYDIWMERLKEFKPVMYTGTESSNAKDQSVEAFTKGDARVLIMSLRSGAGLDGLQDVCNTLVFGELDWSPGVHRQAIGRLGRPGQTRGVLAYFCVTNDGSDPVILDTLNIKSMESDKLIEPDAHNGTAQPAARPNHIKRLAESIVAAAADQAPVRRPA
- a CDS encoding phage Gp37/Gp68 family protein; the encoded protein is MSVRTHIEWTRGDNGEPGATWNVADGCTRESEGCDLCYIERQPPFRMAHRRFDGVGVGSTTGVRLYPERLSLPLRWRTPMRIFVCSLADLFHKDIPDEYIAQVWAVMALAPRHTFIVLTKRHARMRSLIGSPRFAGLVYQALNSMLASGNPRRIADDTIMAALDGFARGHFMILPNVWVLVTAENAKWLRIRANAVRQTPAAVRGLSIEPLLGPIEDADLSGLDWVIVGGESGPGSRPMHPDWARSLRDQCQAAGVAFLFKQWGNWVPESLLVHGNKAPAAFLATDGQFRPLVDGKPAQAPFAAAGDITIRRVSKKTAGRELDGRTWDQYPRLMSATAGIGVAR